DNA sequence from the Sulfurimonas sp. HSL3-7 genome:
AGTCAAACATGGGATCTCTACTTGACTACGTAGCTGAGCAGCGGGTTGGCAAAGAGGATGATCAGCGCGATCACCAACGAATAGATCGCCACCGACTCGACCATGGCCATGCCGACAAAGAGCAGCCGCGTGATTTCGTTGGCCGACTCGGGCTGT
Encoded proteins:
- the atpE gene encoding ATP synthase F0 subunit C; this translates as MDSMTIIIAVSIITAGLTISIGGYGPSRGEADALTKAIETIGRQPESANEITRLLFVGMAMVESVAIYSLVIALIILFANPLLSYVVK